In the genome of Carnobacterium pleistocenium FTR1, one region contains:
- a CDS encoding TPM domain-containing protein, translating into MEKVNRFSVLRLLALSFGLLLLIIFPLSVEAAVDYPEASNEFYVYDEANLLSDETEQFIIDVNKHYEDTNEQPQVVVATVDSLQGVTIEEYTVELFEKWEIGSSDLDNGVLILLSAEEREIRFEIGYGLEGALTDSGTGAILDRNIDALSNDDYDTALKSIFTETAVKVNEEYQYDNDTIFSGYTVDPTDYEDDGDGGFPAILIVVLVFFIASIFFGGGSGGGRGRRGGSLWPLLLGMYGGSRGGGGFGGGGFGGGGGGGFGGGGGSGGGGSSRGF; encoded by the coding sequence GTGGAAAAAGTGAATCGATTTTCAGTTTTACGTTTATTGGCTCTTTCTTTTGGTTTATTGCTTTTGATTATTTTCCCTCTATCTGTTGAGGCAGCAGTCGATTATCCAGAAGCTTCTAACGAATTTTATGTCTATGATGAAGCAAATTTACTTTCTGATGAGACAGAACAATTTATCATTGATGTCAATAAGCATTACGAAGATACCAATGAGCAACCACAAGTAGTTGTGGCTACTGTAGATAGCTTACAGGGTGTTACGATCGAAGAGTACACTGTAGAGTTATTTGAAAAATGGGAAATTGGAAGTTCCGATTTGGATAATGGAGTCTTGATTCTTTTATCTGCTGAAGAGCGGGAAATTCGTTTTGAAATTGGTTATGGTTTAGAAGGTGCCTTGACGGATAGCGGGACTGGAGCTATCTTAGATCGGAATATTGATGCCTTATCAAATGATGATTACGATACAGCATTGAAAAGTATCTTTACTGAAACAGCCGTAAAAGTTAATGAAGAGTATCAGTACGATAATGACACGATTTTTTCAGGTTATACTGTAGACCCAACTGACTATGAGGATGATGGAGATGGTGGTTTTCCAGCTATTCTAATCGTAGTTTTAGTCTTCTTTATTGCTAGTATCTTTTTTGGCGGCGGATCTGGTGGTGGAAGAGGAAGACGAGGAGGTAGCTTGTGGCCTTTATTGCTTGGCATGTACGGCGGAAGCCGTGGCGGCGGCGGTTTTGGCGGCGGTGGCTTTGGCGGCGGAGGCGGAGGCGGCTTCGGAGGCGGCGGTGGATCCGGTGGTGGCGGATCAAGTCGAGGGTTCTAA
- a CDS encoding PhoH family protein, protein MNEPRLVNLKNEDTTAILFGAQDKHLALLEDSMEVVINSRGSHIEIVGTEENTAMVEEILNQLQELIKRSIIIGSSDVITAIKMAKNNTLHFFISMYEDEIGKDHAGKPIRAKTFGQREYIQSIKKNDITFGIGPAGTGKTYLAVVMAVAAMKKGEVKKIILTRPAVEAGENLGFLPGDLKEKVDPYLRPIYDALYNVFGVEHTTRLMDRNVIEIAPLAYMRGRTLEDAFVILDEAQNTTKAQMKMFLTRLGFGSKMIVNGDVTQIDLPRGAMSGLVHAEKVLQQIKRVNFVQFDSNDVVRHPVVASIIDAYSNEKNLNEVKKNDAEKSSAEKTTRK, encoded by the coding sequence ATGAACGAACCCCGTTTAGTAAATTTGAAAAACGAAGATACTACAGCTATTCTATTTGGTGCTCAAGATAAACATTTAGCTTTATTAGAAGACTCAATGGAAGTTGTTATTAACAGCCGTGGTAGCCATATAGAAATTGTTGGTACAGAAGAAAACACAGCTATGGTTGAAGAAATCCTTAATCAATTACAAGAATTAATAAAACGCTCAATTATTATAGGCTCATCCGATGTCATTACTGCCATCAAAATGGCAAAAAATAATACGCTGCATTTCTTTATAAGTATGTATGAAGATGAAATTGGAAAAGATCATGCTGGAAAACCTATTCGGGCAAAAACATTCGGTCAGCGTGAATATATCCAATCAATTAAAAAAAATGATATCACATTTGGAATAGGCCCAGCAGGAACCGGTAAAACTTATTTGGCAGTAGTGATGGCTGTTGCTGCTATGAAAAAAGGTGAAGTGAAAAAAATTATTCTAACTCGTCCAGCAGTTGAAGCAGGCGAAAATCTTGGGTTTTTACCAGGCGATTTGAAAGAAAAAGTAGATCCTTATCTACGTCCAATCTATGACGCCTTGTACAATGTATTTGGTGTAGAGCACACAACGCGTCTAATGGATAGGAATGTTATTGAAATTGCTCCGTTAGCCTATATGAGAGGGCGGACATTGGAAGATGCTTTTGTTATTCTTGATGAAGCACAAAATACAACAAAAGCTCAAATGAAAATGTTTCTTACTCGTTTGGGTTTTGGTTCAAAGATGATCGTAAATGGAGATGTTACTCAAATTGATTTACCAAGAGGAGCTATGAGCGGACTCGTTCATGCTGAAAAGGTTTTACAACAAATCAAGCGTGTAAATTTTGTCCAATTTGATTCGAATGATGTAGTCCGTCATCCGGTAGTAGCGAGTATTATTGATGCTTATAGCAATGAAAAAAACCTGAATGAAGTTAAAAAAAACGATGCTGAAAAATCAAGTGCAGAAAAAACGACTAGGAAGTGA
- the era gene encoding GTPase Era, which translates to MKNNNEHKSGFVSIVGRPNVGKSTLLNKIVGQKIAIMSDKAQTTRNKIQGIYTTPESQIVFIDTPGIHKPKHRLGDFMVSSAFSAFREVDVILFMVNVAEKRGPGDNFIMERLKTAKSPVFLVLNKIDKINPDQLLPIIEDYRSLVDFAQVIPISASVGNNVDTLLAELQNYLPEGPQFYPDDQVTDHPEYFIVSELIREKVLELTREEVPHSVAVVVESMQRNELGKVQVHAAIIVERSSQKGIIIGKGGKMLKDIGIRARRDIEVLLGDKIYLDLWVKVQKDWRDRQSSLQDYGYRKDDY; encoded by the coding sequence ATGAAAAATAATAATGAACATAAATCAGGTTTTGTTTCAATCGTAGGACGTCCAAATGTAGGAAAATCAACGTTATTGAATAAAATTGTTGGACAAAAAATAGCAATCATGAGCGACAAAGCACAAACAACAAGAAATAAAATTCAGGGTATTTATACTACTCCAGAATCACAAATTGTATTCATCGATACTCCTGGTATCCACAAACCTAAACATCGTCTAGGAGATTTCATGGTTAGTTCAGCTTTCAGTGCATTTAGAGAAGTCGATGTTATTTTATTTATGGTAAACGTGGCTGAAAAACGTGGCCCTGGTGATAATTTTATTATGGAAAGATTAAAAACCGCTAAAAGCCCAGTATTTTTAGTGCTTAATAAAATCGATAAAATTAATCCCGATCAACTATTGCCAATTATTGAGGATTATCGTTCATTGGTCGACTTTGCGCAAGTTATTCCGATTTCAGCTTCAGTTGGAAACAACGTAGATACATTACTGGCTGAATTGCAGAACTATCTTCCAGAGGGACCTCAATTTTATCCGGATGACCAAGTAACAGATCATCCTGAGTATTTTATTGTTTCTGAACTGATTCGTGAAAAAGTTCTTGAATTAACGAGAGAAGAAGTTCCTCACTCTGTCGCTGTAGTAGTGGAGAGTATGCAACGAAATGAATTAGGTAAAGTTCAAGTGCATGCAGCAATCATTGTTGAACGTTCAAGTCAAAAAGGTATCATTATTGGCAAAGGCGGGAAAATGCTGAAAGATATCGGTATCCGAGCTAGAAGAGATATCGAAGTGTTATTAGGAGACAAAATTTATCTTGATTTATGGGTAAAAGTTCAAAAAGATTGGCGTGACCGTCAATCGAGTCTGCAAGACTACGGTTACCGTAAAGATGATTACTAA
- the glyQ gene encoding glycine--tRNA ligase subunit alpha, with the protein MKENSLTFQEIILTLQKYWSDQGCLLLQSYDTEKGAGTMSPYTFLRAIGPEPWNAAYVEPSRRPADGRYGENPNRLFQHHQFQVVMKPSPDNIQELYLGSLRLLGIDPLEHDIRFVEDNWENPSMGCAGLGWEVWLDGMEITQFTYFQQVGGLECSPVTSEITYGLERLASYIQDVDSVYDIEWTKGVKYGEIFIQPEYEHSKYAFENSNQELLLMLFNEYEKEALAQIKAGLVHPAYDYVLKCSHTFNLLDARGAVSVTERAGYLARIRNMARSIAKAFVTEREKLGFPLLQGQTIETKEVN; encoded by the coding sequence ATGAAAGAAAATAGTCTAACATTTCAAGAAATCATTTTAACGTTACAAAAATATTGGTCAGATCAAGGCTGCTTGCTGCTTCAATCCTACGATACAGAAAAAGGGGCAGGAACGATGAGCCCTTATACATTCTTGCGTGCGATTGGACCTGAACCATGGAATGCTGCATATGTAGAACCTTCAAGACGTCCAGCTGACGGCCGTTATGGCGAAAATCCAAACCGCTTATTTCAACATCATCAGTTTCAAGTAGTTATGAAACCATCACCGGATAATATTCAAGAACTTTATTTAGGCAGTCTGCGTTTATTAGGAATCGATCCTTTGGAACATGATATTCGTTTCGTTGAAGACAACTGGGAAAATCCTTCAATGGGTTGCGCTGGTTTAGGCTGGGAAGTTTGGTTAGATGGAATGGAAATTACGCAATTTACCTACTTCCAACAAGTTGGTGGGTTAGAATGCAGCCCTGTAACAAGTGAAATCACATACGGACTAGAACGTTTAGCGTCATACATTCAAGATGTCGATAGTGTTTATGACATCGAGTGGACAAAAGGCGTGAAATACGGTGAAATATTTATTCAACCTGAATACGAACATTCAAAATATGCTTTTGAAAATAGCAATCAAGAATTACTTTTGATGTTATTTAATGAATATGAAAAAGAAGCTCTAGCTCAAATTAAAGCAGGTCTAGTTCATCCTGCCTACGATTATGTTTTAAAGTGTAGCCATACCTTTAATTTATTAGATGCAAGGGGAGCAGTATCGGTCACAGAACGTGCAGGATATTTAGCCCGTATTCGGAATATGGCCCGTTCAATCGCAAAAGCGTTTGTTACAGAACGCGAAAAATTAGGTTTCCCTCTGCTTCAAGGCCAAACTATCGAAACTAAGGAGGTAAACTAA
- a CDS encoding Fur family transcriptional regulator → MIYMTAVEQAIETLKEHGYKYTDKRENMLSVFVSENRYLTAKEVQLGLKERYPSISYDTIYRNIYTFVELNVLEETELNGEKMFRFGCKHTGHHHHFICTNCGKTKKIEMCPMNFFETQLNGCTIESHRFEIFGKCENCA, encoded by the coding sequence ATCATCTATATGACAGCAGTTGAACAAGCTATTGAGACATTGAAAGAACATGGTTATAAATATACAGATAAACGCGAAAATATGTTATCCGTATTTGTCTCTGAAAACCGATATCTAACAGCAAAAGAAGTGCAACTAGGTTTAAAAGAAAGATACCCTTCTATTAGTTATGATACAATTTATCGAAATATCTATACTTTTGTAGAATTGAATGTCCTTGAAGAAACCGAATTGAATGGAGAAAAAATGTTCCGCTTTGGATGCAAACATACCGGACATCATCATCATTTTATTTGTACAAATTGTGGAAAAACAAAAAAAATTGAAATGTGCCCAATGAATTTTTTTGAAACGCAATTAAATGGGTGCACGATTGAGTCTCATCGGTTTGAAATTTTTGGGAAATGTGAAAATTGTGCTTAA
- a CDS encoding GatB/YqeY domain-containing protein: MSLLETINDDIKIAMKARDKESLAVMRMLKAALQNDQISKGNELSEDEELTVLSREMKQRRESLVEFKDAGREDLVEQTEAAIHIVGNYLPQQLSENELKAIIQEAITKVDAKSMKDFGSVMGVVMPLTKGKADGNEVNRLVKELLNA, from the coding sequence TTGTCACTTTTAGAAACCATTAATGACGACATTAAAATTGCGATGAAAGCCAGAGATAAAGAATCTTTAGCTGTTATGCGCATGTTAAAAGCTGCATTGCAAAATGATCAAATCAGCAAAGGTAATGAATTAAGTGAGGATGAAGAGTTAACAGTTCTTTCTCGCGAAATGAAACAACGACGTGAATCTCTTGTAGAGTTTAAAGATGCTGGTCGAGAAGACTTAGTTGAACAAACAGAAGCAGCTATTCATATCGTTGGAAACTATTTACCTCAACAACTTTCTGAAAACGAGCTTAAAGCGATCATTCAAGAAGCGATTACTAAGGTAGATGCTAAATCTATGAAAGATTTTGGAAGTGTTATGGGAGTTGTTATGCCTTTAACAAAAGGTAAAGCAGACGGTAACGAAGTAAATCGATTAGTAAAAGAATTATTGAATGCTTAA
- a CDS encoding HD family phosphohydrolase, whose protein sequence is MRRNLIRLQKKMGKLYIPSILLLTSIILFSIMYSAVKPKALDIELFQVAEETIRANATVEDTEKTKANKETVATTVSPVYTYNADLKDIQTSEIEILFATLDETIQEANKIYEADLKEARKKASEDNSSVSSQQLSEVKVAELADDELLRLFKEKLNNLDDSTTAFIEQFPDWAILDLLAADEASLTSMKESIVSVVSEFMSQPIKSEELNEVKLEANNNLDYSDLDSDMQRVAGLIVDNAIVENNSYNEIATEQEIEEAMANVQPSLILQGQVIIQEGHVVDSNNMHQLELLGLLDNNSSRQALYGLIVLIFTQALLLFYLGKTRKENRIEHGRQITFYSIIMVISLLLMKGLQLIQNADVEYIGFLYPAALVTILLTSFGGRRFGILANGFTAAFSIFIFSPDSGTSFSIILVLFYLLSGMMGTMITRTKITNQFWSSFIWVTVFNALFISSFILYLNIHLWSQQVFLMVIYALSSGIISYFMAVLLSPYVEVIFSENAVLTLTELSNPNNPLLKELLTKAPGTYHHSLMVANLSANAVGAIGGDSLFARVACYYHDVGKLRHSLFFIENLPPGMENPHNLLTPFESKEIIFGHVSEGVKMLEKAKLPQSIIDICAQHHGTTLMKFFYVVAKEKDDTVAESDFRYPGPNPQTKEAAVINIADSAEAAVRAMSHPTKETIENFVHNLINGRITDGQFNECSISLQELKIVEKSICEGLNGTFHSRIEYPTLKKNDQLSVKE, encoded by the coding sequence ATGCGAAGAAACTTAATACGCCTTCAGAAAAAAATGGGAAAATTATATATTCCTTCTATTCTCTTGCTTACATCTATCATTTTATTTTCAATCATGTATAGTGCTGTTAAACCAAAAGCTCTAGACATCGAACTTTTTCAAGTAGCAGAAGAAACAATACGTGCCAATGCAACGGTTGAAGACACAGAGAAAACAAAAGCAAATAAAGAAACAGTTGCTACAACCGTTTCTCCTGTGTATACGTATAATGCTGACTTAAAAGATATTCAAACATCAGAAATAGAAATTTTGTTTGCTACTCTTGATGAGACTATTCAAGAGGCAAATAAAATATATGAAGCAGATTTAAAAGAAGCCAGAAAAAAAGCTTCAGAAGATAATTCTTCGGTATCCTCTCAACAATTATCAGAGGTAAAAGTAGCTGAATTAGCAGATGATGAACTATTAAGGTTATTCAAAGAAAAATTGAACAATCTGGATGATTCTACAACCGCTTTTATTGAGCAGTTCCCCGATTGGGCTATCTTAGATTTATTAGCAGCAGATGAAGCTAGTTTAACTAGTATGAAGGAATCAATTGTCTCAGTAGTTTCCGAATTTATGTCTCAACCGATAAAAAGTGAAGAACTAAATGAAGTTAAACTGGAAGCAAATAATAATTTAGATTATTCTGATTTAGACTCAGACATGCAAAGAGTAGCCGGATTAATCGTTGACAATGCAATTGTTGAGAATAATAGTTACAATGAAATTGCTACCGAGCAAGAAATTGAAGAAGCAATGGCGAATGTTCAACCATCATTAATTTTACAAGGTCAGGTAATTATTCAAGAAGGACATGTAGTCGACAGTAATAACATGCATCAGCTTGAATTGTTGGGTTTGCTGGATAATAATTCTTCTAGACAAGCCTTGTATGGTTTAATCGTTTTAATTTTCACTCAAGCTCTGTTATTGTTTTATTTAGGAAAAACCAGAAAAGAAAATAGGATAGAGCACGGACGCCAAATTACCTTTTACTCAATTATTATGGTAATCTCACTATTATTGATGAAAGGTTTGCAGTTGATTCAAAATGCTGATGTAGAATACATAGGTTTTTTATATCCTGCTGCATTGGTAACCATTTTGCTGACATCATTTGGCGGAAGACGTTTTGGAATATTAGCTAATGGATTCACTGCTGCGTTTTCTATCTTTATTTTTAGTCCTGATTCAGGAACAAGTTTTAGTATTATATTAGTTCTGTTTTATCTATTAAGCGGTATGATGGGTACAATGATCACGCGCACCAAAATCACAAACCAGTTTTGGTCAAGCTTCATTTGGGTAACAGTCTTTAATGCCTTGTTTATCAGTTCCTTTATCTTATACTTAAATATTCATCTATGGTCTCAACAGGTCTTTTTAATGGTAATATATGCTTTATCCAGTGGCATTATTTCTTATTTTATGGCTGTCCTGCTATCGCCATACGTTGAAGTTATTTTTAGTGAAAATGCTGTTTTAACGTTAACTGAATTATCCAATCCCAATAATCCTTTATTAAAAGAATTGCTGACAAAGGCTCCGGGTACTTATCATCATAGTTTGATGGTAGCCAACTTAAGTGCAAATGCTGTTGGTGCAATTGGAGGAGATTCATTATTCGCTCGAGTAGCTTGTTATTATCATGATGTTGGTAAATTGCGTCATTCACTCTTTTTTATAGAGAATTTACCTCCTGGAATGGAAAATCCACATAACCTGTTGACTCCTTTTGAAAGTAAAGAAATTATTTTTGGTCATGTTTCTGAAGGTGTGAAAATGCTAGAAAAAGCTAAGTTACCTCAATCAATCATTGATATTTGTGCTCAGCATCATGGAACGACACTTATGAAATTTTTTTATGTGGTAGCTAAAGAAAAAGACGATACTGTAGCTGAGAGTGATTTTAGGTATCCTGGTCCAAATCCACAGACAAAAGAAGCAGCAGTTATCAATATCGCTGACAGTGCTGAGGCAGCTGTAAGGGCCATGTCGCATCCAACTAAAGAGACCATTGAAAATTTCGTTCATAATTTAATTAATGGAAGAATTACGGATGGTCAGTTTAATGAGTGTTCCATTTCTTTACAAGAATTGAAGATAGTTGAAAAATCCATATGTGAAGGGTTAAATGGTACATTCCATTCGAGGATCGAATATCCGACTTTAAAAAAGAATGACCAACTGAGCGTGAAAGAGTAA
- a CDS encoding pyruvate, water dikinase regulatory protein, which translates to MSSHKPINLYVISDSVGGTASQLGQAAMSQFPDADIKVSAYPFIRGEDTLISILEKAASDNAIVLHTFVDKNLNKAIQLFCNEYNLICFDPLSPIIGELEKRSEMTPLQKPGALHLLNETYFNRIKAIEFAVKFDDGRDPKGFLEADIVILGISRTSKTPLSMFLANQNYKVANLPLLPEAHIPEQIFQVDPKKIVGLTSDRKALNSIRRERMLTYGMNPDTEYSKLDRIDRELTFAKDLYEKLNCLVINVSNKSIEETAAIIINTLQIEHKHHEQN; encoded by the coding sequence ATGTCTTCACATAAACCAATCAATTTATATGTTATTTCTGATTCAGTAGGCGGAACAGCTAGTCAACTTGGTCAAGCAGCTATGTCTCAGTTTCCTGATGCAGATATAAAAGTTTCGGCGTACCCATTCATTCGTGGCGAAGACACGCTTATATCTATACTAGAAAAAGCAGCTTCTGATAATGCGATAGTTCTTCATACCTTTGTAGATAAAAATTTAAATAAAGCAATTCAACTATTTTGCAACGAATATAATTTGATTTGTTTTGACCCATTATCGCCAATAATCGGCGAATTAGAAAAACGTTCTGAAATGACTCCATTGCAAAAACCAGGAGCGTTGCATCTTTTGAATGAAACTTATTTTAACCGAATTAAAGCCATTGAATTTGCAGTAAAATTCGATGATGGCCGTGACCCAAAAGGTTTTTTAGAAGCAGATATCGTAATCCTTGGTATTTCTCGAACTTCAAAAACGCCATTAAGCATGTTTTTAGCTAATCAAAATTACAAAGTTGCTAATCTGCCTCTTCTACCAGAAGCACACATTCCTGAACAAATTTTTCAAGTAGATCCTAAAAAAATAGTTGGTTTAACAAGTGATAGAAAAGCGCTAAATTCTATTCGTCGAGAACGAATGTTAACTTACGGAATGAATCCTGATACAGAATATTCTAAGTTAGACCGAATTGACAGAGAATTGACTTTTGCAAAAGACTTGTATGAAAAATTAAATTGTTTAGTGATCAACGTTTCAAACAAATCGATTGAAGAGACAGCCGCAATTATTATTAATACCCTCCAAATAGAACACAAGCATCATGAGCAAAACTGA
- a CDS encoding diacylglycerol kinase family protein, whose amino-acid sequence MDLKDKGEVGKNSAFLNSFKYAFKGILTAFQEERNMRSHLLIGSVVLILCAFLNLASNEWLWVIFSIFLVIIMEVWNTVIENVVDLTTGEQYHPLAKKAKDMAAAAVLVTAGFAIIVAAIIILPKLWQILS is encoded by the coding sequence ATGGACTTAAAAGATAAAGGGGAAGTTGGGAAAAATTCTGCATTTTTAAACTCTTTTAAATACGCCTTTAAAGGAATTTTAACTGCGTTTCAAGAAGAAAGAAATATGCGCTCACATCTTTTAATTGGTTCAGTCGTTTTGATATTGTGTGCTTTTCTTAATTTAGCTAGCAATGAATGGCTATGGGTTATTTTTAGTATCTTTTTAGTGATCATAATGGAAGTTTGGAATACTGTAATTGAGAATGTAGTCGACTTAACTACAGGAGAACAATATCATCCGTTAGCAAAGAAGGCCAAAGATATGGCAGCGGCTGCTGTTTTAGTTACAGCAGGATTTGCCATTATTGTAGCAGCAATTATTATTTTACCTAAACTATGGCAAATTCTATCTTAA
- a CDS encoding cytidine deaminase, translating to MHATDQKVEELINKATDMLEKAYVPYSHFPVGAALLTKEGEIFSGCNIENASFGLTNCAERTAIFKAVSEGKNTFEYLVVTGDTDGPISPCGACRQVLAEFCGPEMPVLLTNNKGNKQLTTVGELLPGAFKSEDMV from the coding sequence ATGCACGCTACAGATCAAAAAGTCGAAGAACTAATCAATAAAGCAACAGATATGTTAGAAAAAGCTTATGTTCCTTATTCCCACTTTCCAGTTGGAGCAGCTCTTTTAACAAAAGAAGGAGAAATTTTTTCAGGATGCAATATTGAAAATGCTTCTTTTGGTCTAACCAATTGTGCAGAACGCACTGCAATTTTCAAAGCCGTTTCTGAAGGGAAAAATACGTTTGAGTACTTGGTAGTAACCGGCGATACAGATGGTCCAATTTCACCTTGTGGGGCATGCAGACAAGTACTGGCAGAATTTTGTGGACCAGAAATGCCTGTTTTGCTAACGAATAATAAAGGAAATAAACAATTGACAACGGTTGGCGAATTGCTGCCCGGAGCTTTTAAATCGGAGGATATGGTTTAA
- a CDS encoding LemA family protein, whose product MKNMKSGTKIIIGIIIAVLIIAVPLISSYNRLIQEESNVNLAWSQVESQLQRRNDLIPNLVNSVQGAMDQEQEVFSAIADARASLSGAGSMEEEVEANNEMNSALSRLLVVVESYPELTSNENVTALMDELAGTENRIAVERQRYNETVQGYNNRVNRFPGSIIAGITGFSEKPYFEAVEGAEIAPEVDFDNNEE is encoded by the coding sequence ATGAAAAACATGAAAAGTGGTACAAAAATAATCATTGGGATTATTATAGCTGTATTAATTATTGCAGTTCCCTTAATTAGTTCATACAACAGATTGATTCAAGAAGAAAGTAATGTGAATCTTGCTTGGTCACAAGTTGAATCGCAATTGCAACGTAGGAATGATCTGATCCCGAACTTAGTCAATTCAGTTCAAGGAGCAATGGACCAAGAACAAGAAGTATTTTCAGCGATTGCAGATGCCCGTGCTTCACTAAGCGGTGCAGGTTCCATGGAAGAAGAAGTAGAAGCTAATAATGAAATGAACTCAGCTTTATCTCGTTTATTAGTTGTTGTTGAAAGTTATCCAGAATTAACATCCAACGAAAACGTAACGGCGTTAATGGATGAATTAGCAGGCACAGAAAATCGTATCGCAGTTGAAAGACAACGATACAATGAGACAGTACAAGGGTACAACAACCGTGTAAACCGTTTCCCTGGATCTATTATAGCCGGAATAACTGGATTCTCAGAAAAACCTTACTTTGAAGCAGTTGAAGGTGCTGAAATAGCGCCAGAAGTAGATTTTGATAACAATGAGGAATAA
- the recO gene encoding DNA repair protein RecO, with the protein MAQIEEVEGIVLSVRNHRENDQLVKLFTNRFGKRMFFVKGARKQKNKLRTAVLPFTKATYIADMRDTGLCFIRDVKEVDQYKSMQTDIFLNAYATYILSLADAALDDGIVDGTLFHKIDRCLTEINEETDPEIVVNIFEIQILPYFGVSPELRGCRICGKTEGPFDYSGSYGGLLCQEHWQLDRYRYHSSQRAIHFVRLFSAISLDQLGSITVKEETKREIRTLIDLIYDESVGIKLKSKKFIDQMYTWGNLLIDRKVTPDETLDENESND; encoded by the coding sequence ATGGCTCAAATAGAAGAAGTAGAAGGCATTGTGTTATCTGTACGAAACCATCGTGAAAATGATCAATTAGTCAAATTATTTACAAATCGTTTTGGGAAAAGAATGTTTTTTGTCAAAGGAGCTCGAAAGCAAAAAAACAAACTTAGAACTGCGGTATTGCCCTTTACAAAAGCAACTTATATAGCCGATATGCGAGACACGGGACTGTGTTTTATACGAGATGTAAAAGAAGTTGATCAATATAAAAGTATGCAAACGGATATTTTTTTGAATGCCTACGCGACATATATCTTAAGTTTAGCAGATGCGGCTTTAGATGATGGTATTGTAGATGGAACGTTGTTTCATAAAATCGACCGCTGTTTAACCGAAATCAATGAAGAAACAGATCCGGAAATAGTAGTCAATATCTTTGAAATCCAAATTCTGCCTTACTTTGGTGTTTCTCCGGAATTAAGAGGTTGCCGTATCTGTGGGAAAACTGAAGGCCCGTTTGACTATTCTGGCAGCTATGGTGGATTATTATGTCAAGAACATTGGCAGCTAGACCGTTATCGGTACCATTCTAGCCAAAGAGCGATTCATTTCGTGCGTTTATTTTCAGCTATTTCGTTAGATCAATTAGGCTCTATTACGGTTAAAGAAGAGACGAAACGAGAAATCAGGACATTGATCGACCTTATCTATGACGAATCGGTTGGAATTAAGTTGAAGAGTAAAAAATTCATTGATCAGATGTATACGTGGGGCAACCTTTTGATTGATAGAAAAGTTACTCCTGATGAAACACTTGATGAGAATGAAAGTAATGATTGA
- the rpsU gene encoding 30S ribosomal protein S21 — protein sequence MSKTVLKKNESLDDALRRFKRSVSKTGTLQEARKREFYEKPSVKRKKKSEAARKRKF from the coding sequence ATGTCAAAAACAGTTCTTAAGAAAAATGAATCTCTTGATGATGCTCTTCGTCGCTTTAAACGTTCCGTTTCAAAAACAGGTACTTTACAAGAAGCTCGTAAACGCGAATTCTATGAAAAACCAAGTGTGAAACGTAAGAAAAAATCTGAAGCAGCTAGAAAACGTAAATTCTAG
- the ybeY gene encoding rRNA maturation RNase YbeY: MELDLYDETNRITTEQKELVNSLLEFAGNHLKLPDDTEMSVSFVEDDAIQKINKTYRGKDQSTDVISFAIEDEVEDELTINFDDLEEPMPRNIGDIIISVDKTASQAIEYGHSFDRELGFLALHGFLHLNGYDHMDPEDEKEMFGLQKEILEAYGLKR; this comes from the coding sequence ATGGAATTAGATTTGTATGATGAAACAAACCGAATTACAACAGAACAGAAAGAACTAGTCAATTCCTTATTAGAGTTTGCTGGAAATCATTTAAAGTTGCCAGATGATACAGAAATGTCAGTAAGTTTTGTTGAGGATGACGCTATTCAAAAAATTAATAAGACTTATCGTGGAAAAGATCAGTCTACGGATGTTATTAGTTTTGCAATTGAAGATGAAGTAGAAGATGAACTAACAATCAACTTTGATGATTTGGAAGAACCGATGCCAAGGAACATTGGCGACATTATCATTTCAGTTGATAAAACCGCGAGCCAAGCCATTGAATATGGACATTCTTTTGATCGAGAATTAGGATTCCTTGCTTTACATGGTTTTTTGCATCTGAATGGGTATGATCATATGGATCCTGAAGATGAAAAAGAAATGTTTGGGCTGCAGAAAGAGATACTAGAAGCTTATGGACTTAAAAGATAA